TCTCAATATAACCCTGCTAAACGCAAAGAGCCCAAAAGCAATAATCAAGACCTGCAATATTTCCATTTTTTCACCTCATTAGCTTTCTCACAACCAATTTTAATAAAATCTTGAACGCGTTTAAATTGCTTTGCCCTTTTTTTAATGAATAATCTGTGTAAATCGCCTTTATCGGCACTTCTTTGAACCTTAGATTGCGCCTTCCAATTTCGCTGATCATTTCAGAGCTAACCTCCATCCTGTTGCCTTTTATGCTTATCTTCTCAGCTGCTTTTCTTGAAAATGCCCTTAACCCGGATTGAGAGTCAGTAGTCCATACGCCAAACATTATGTAAGTTATAAAATTCATTCCCCAATTGCCAACTTTTCTTATAAAAGGCATTCCATCTGGCTTTATCAGCCTGGAGCCAATTACAACATCTGCTTTTCCATCCAATATTGGTTTTATCAAGCGTTTAATATCTGAAGCAGCATGCTGGCCGTCTGCATCAAATGTTACAATAATGCCTGCATTCTTCATAATCGCAGCTTTAATGCCCGTCCCAAGAGCGCCGCCAAGGCCTCGGTTAATAACATGCTTATACACGTCAACTTTGCGGCTTTTGGCAATTTTATATGTATTATCCTGGCTGCCATCGTCCACAACAATTATGTCTTCATGGCCATTCCTGATGAGATCAGAGATGACATTGCCTATCTTGGCTTCTTCATTATACGCCGGAATTACAATAACCACGCCCCTGTTACGCATCATATATCTTGTTGAAATAGGTGGATTTAAAAATTTAATGAATTTGGCTTCAGAAAACTTTAAATAATATATGCCTATTTTCCATATTAAAATGAAGCTTAGCATAGTTATACCTGTGTATAATGAGGA
The sequence above is drawn from the Candidatus Woesearchaeota archaeon genome and encodes:
- a CDS encoding glycosyltransferase family 2 protein, coding for MRNRGVVIVIPAYNEEAKIGNVISDLIRNGHEDIIVVDDGSQDNTYKIAKSRKVDVYKHVINRGLGGALGTGIKAAIMKNAGIIVTFDADGQHAASDIKRLIKPILDGKADVVIGSRLIKPDGMPFIRKVGNWGMNFITYIMFGVWTTDSQSGLRAFSRKAAEKISIKGNRMEVSSEMISEIGRRNLRFKEVPIKAIYTDYSLKKGQSNLNAFKILLKLVVRKLMR